The genomic DNA GAAAGGGATCTAAACTACGCGTGGGCTGTTAAACTATGCTGTATTTAAAGTACTGTGCATTGGTTTGTCTTCATGCATCTTTCCTACGAACGCTGAACTAAAGGTTTGCATGTATGTCAAGACGCAGTACTCGTTTACGCTGCACTGCTCACTCCACAGACTTAAAGGGATATAAAGTGTGTAACTTTGCTTCCCAAACCTAGGTCAAATACTTTACAACACAAGTTCTGAAGAACCATTCAGACATCAGTAACATTCCAGCAGAAGTCTATTTTTCCCAGTAGTCAGAAGAAACTAGTCTTTCATAGATTTCGGACATTTTACGCAGTACCACGTTTTGCTGGAAATTCTCTTGGATCTTGCAGGAGAGTGCCAAATTTCTATCAGCGTCTAAAGAGTTATGGTATTTATTTTTCGGTATTTGGCCCAAGCGTGCTGCCTAGCCTAACAGCAGTACTGCAGTGCGATTGGACGGCTCATTGTCAGGGCCAGCTCATCGGTTTCTTTCTGTTGCGctgcagctgtcaatcacatcGGCTGTAGTTCCATTTTCTGACCGTACTGAGTTTGTGTTCTGGTGCAGCATCCCGGAATGGTCAAAGTGCTTTGGTCTCATACCCACATTAACCTGCCAGTAAAcccagcccctgcccctgccccacacCCCAGGAACTCCGCACCCTAATCTGACTTCTTCGGTCTGCGGTTTTTCCAGGTCACCACTCCTATAAACGTTcctgggaaggagagagggggtttgAGGTTATTCTCATATCAACTCTCAGATTTCACATTGACTTGTGAGGCTGAAAACCAGTATCATTTTCAGTATCATCACAAACTATGATACTGGTTCCTAAgtaaaaacacatacacgcgGTTTGTGATAAAATCATATTGGTTTCCGAAGCAAAAACAAGTTTTTCCTTTTGCTCAGGACTTAGATAGTAGAAATATTAGATGTTAGAAaggttttttctcttttttgctgTTGCCTCACACTGGCAGCCCCCTGGACAGATAGGCCAGCACACAGTGACGAAGCAGGCAGTTGCAGGTTGCGTAACCAACTCACCCACGAAGAGCATGAGGAGAAGCGCTGCCACGCCGGGTAAAATCACAGAGTACTCTCTCGGCAGAAAATATTTGTGGATCACGTGGTCACTATCCACAAAGGGCTGcgcagaaagaaaaaacaagagcACACTGTAAGCAGCTGTGTTAAAATGACTGGTAAAAGTTCAGTGAATGAGTGTCTTGCAAAACGGGGACGTACCAGAACTACAACCCAGATGGTGTAATACGTGAACAGCAGAAGGCTGAAGCCTACCAGCCCCATGCCCACTGCTTGATCCGTACCTGTtgcctgaaaataaaaacaatagggAGAGGTGGTTTGCATTAGTTTGCCAACTAGTGAAGTGTGAATGGagttaaagggatagttcactatGTGGTTTCTAAAATACTATTTCAGTTTTCGCATTGCGCTACGCATTGACGCATATATTTTCTCTAAGTAATTTAAGTGAATAGATTCGCTATCCAGCAAGTAAGTAGCAGTTAGTATAAATTAGATGAAAACACTAAGGTTTATTTGAACCCCACTTAACTTAAATGCTGGTCTAGTTAACTAGATGCATTTAATTCCATCTTTTTATGGACCGCGCCACTGAATAAGTACGAAACGAAAATGTAATTGCGTTCATCAGTAAACAGTATAGCCACAGTAACGTTGTTATTCTTAGACCTTACAAATAGTCATTTAAAAAACCCAAGCAAGCATTAcaacctgctggttttccagcTAGCGATAGCTGCTAGTTCGCTATCTGTGATTAGCTCGCTAATAACAGCTACATTTGAGATACTATGGCATAATATATGGCTATCTTGATAATCAAGTTAAAGAGTTGTATGCTCTAGAATAATTTATTATAACCAAACGGTTATTTATAGAACTGTACATTGCGTAAATCAGATTATAATCCCTTCTCACCATGTTGGCTACGTGTAGCTTCCCTTTTGAACTAAGGACATTCTACTTCCGAGGTACCGTCCCGGAACTACAAAACCTAACCGACGAACTGCCTGTAGGGATACTGTGTTTTATAATAGTTTACGGACGCTACCTAACAGAGGTCGAGCGTCAAATTGTGCAGTAGTCTCgaactcagtgccatggagggctgtgtgtatgctggtttttatccCATCCTCAAATGTTGAGATTATATCATTAGTTCAATAATTTCATGAATTAGTGCGTGCACATAATGTATATTAAGTGAAATGTGatatttgtgttgtctaaatcACAAttgttgcttatattctgtgctcTATTGCAGTTAAATATTATATGGCTGACTGAGAAGTTGGAATCAATTGCAGAACTGTGAAATATCATCACCATACACCATTGCATATAAAAATCTCtcgtgtatgtacatgtgtgtacatgtaaaaATGACAAGGATTAatcaatcctgctttgtgtcaTCACAATCCATCACGTCATGTAAAAACTAAGTGGAACCTCACCTTgttcttcctttctctcctttttgcACCCCTTTGTGAATGCAACATGCATAAGATGtaagtattatattatttatggcAAGGCACATTTTGCAAAATTTTCtggaataaaatattaaagtaACTTTTTTGTCCAGTTGATAGttgtaatataaacacacaaaatccccATTGTTTATTACCTATATATTTAAATACTCCAACGTAAGTAACacactgtaatgtaaaagtcaaaatataattttaatataCGCAAAAGTCTTGGGaacttctgtaaaaaaaaaaaaaatttaaaataaaaaatatattactataaagagcagtgaacaggtAAAAGGTAAATTAATTCTATACTTGTTGTGACCAaccttcacctttaaaactgctTCAGTTATCTTAAGTACACTGTCCTGCAAGGAAATAAACTGGTTGTACCAAACATAtaggagaacttgccacagttgttCTGCAGaagcttgcttctggctctccaggtaatcccagacagccttgatcaagtctTTATCTGAAAACTGATATTACTTAATATGTagctttatttaatgaaatgcaaaacattCACTGTAACAAATATTCTTTTTTGGAAATATCAGATTTGCTCTTTTGTACTGACACTAATGcagaatgcaaaaaatataaataatataaaaaatatctaaGACTAAGGGTCtatagggtgcctaagacttttgcacagtactgtagttctGAAGACTGATTAACTCTCTATTAACTTAAATTGGGCCAGgtgatttccattttcatgagAAATCAAACTAAATACACTACGGTCTAAATACTAAGGTCTACTTAGGTTGACTGAACCAAGTTAATTTGCTTGAAGAAATAAATGACTACAGAATAGATATTTCAGACTGTGAGGCCTCAACTGAGACATCAGCTCAGATCAGCCACACTATCACGAAGGGACTGCTGGAGACACAAACACCTAGAGGAGGTTACAAAAAGTTTGGCAGAGCTTTGAACTCACAGATGCTTAATTATGTCCATTGTAATTAgatttagattagattagacaATATAACCCAGGCACAACCATCACCTACTAAAGTGAGCACCTGAATAAGAATGACCAAGTGAGCAACTACAGCAGTTAGTGCTGGTTGAATTGGAAACTGGTAAATGGTCAAATGGCTGGCATATAGTATATATGGATATAGGCACtctatatagtgcctttatccaaagcactgtataattgatgattctcattcgcccattcatacacactcacccatcaacggcgattggctgccatgcaaggcaccaaccagctcgtcaggagcatttaggggttaggtgtcttgctcagggacactttgataaacccagggcggaatcgaaccggcaacccttcgactgccagacgactgctcttaccgcctgagccaatgtcgcctctTAAACGCCCTTTAAAATGCCCAGAGATCAACAATCTCGTCAGTATTTCACAGATTTGGCCTCTTTGGGAGAGTGACTAGAGCGAAGCCACTTGTGAGGAAGACCAACTTTCTCATGGCTGGAGTTGGCCACGTGACAGACCCTTCTGGAAGACGATGTTGTGATCTGATGAGACTAAAGTTGAGCTCTTTGGCCTGACAGTGCTGTTTGGGGCAAACAAAACACAGCCCACGCCCAGTCACTATTCCTGCCTTCAATTATGGCCGAGACAGCATTTTGCTTTTCAGCAGGAAGGACTGGGAAGCTTGCCACCAAGGACAAGATGGATGGAGCCAGATACAGACAAATCCATGAACAGAACCCGTTTCAGTCAGCAGTAAATCTGCATTTAGAGCAAAGATTCACAATCCATAAGGACAATAAACCTGGCAAAAACCTACAAAGCAATGGCTTAAAGGCATAAAGGTCCAGCTGAAATCCAGACCTAACTCCCATTTTAAAATTTTGACTGTAAAATTTCTGTCCAAATTGTAAATGTGGAAAACCTACTTGAGCATACTCATAACTGTAATTACTGCTAAAGGCTAATAGTCTGTTTTTGGTGGTTAATGCTTTAGTGAAGCAGAACTGTCTctttaatttaaatacaaaataaaactattttgcatgaagatgTTGCAATGTATTAAAATTCAAAAAGGTAACAGGACAAAATTTGAAAAAGTTCAAGGAGAGCTTGAACACTTCTGAAACACTTTctgaacacacgcacgcacgcacacactcacacacgcacacacattgttGTAATGTTTTGTACTGTATCATAGCTCCACTACATCATTTAGACCCACAGTTAAACACCACATCATGTTAAGAGTGAGATTTATTATTTCGTTTTAAAAAATCAAGTTACAGTCAAGTATGTAAGGAAAAGAGAAGGATGTACAACAAACAAACCCTCTTTTAAAAACCTAAAAATCAAGAAACAAACACCATGTGGCTTTTAATGCAAAATTCAACATAACCATTCTTGCTTATTCACTGTGAGACTTCTGACatgagcgagagaaagagagagagaattctcTCGACCATTCTCTCCCTCAACACTACACCAGCCCGCTGGTGTGGAAATGCACATACAAAAAGGCAACAAtcaattattaataattattaataaaacaagGACATCTATGTTAAGAAACTCTAGCATGGAGACAGTGGAGAAATTTCACCCCACCGCTTCAGAAGGATTTCAGTGGTTCAAATTAAGAAAAGcaatttaaacacacatttggTGTGTTATTGACCCTCAACCATCAACGGTAATAACAGTGATCAAAGAGAGACAAGGATTAAAACTCTCCTTTcacattatattatttaaagaaaagtgctcaccaaaaaaataaaaataataataattaaaaagttAGACAATAGCATACatttaagattttaaaaatacacattaaagCACAGTAAATTACTCTGCAGGAAAGGCACaagcacttatacacacaccacacattgaTTTGGAAACAAGAGTGCAACAATGTCTCAGAATGCAGACCATCCATTGAGAGCTCAGCCAGAGCATCTTCGTGCCATACTCCTCCATTTCACTAGGGGGAGCTGTTCATTTAATACCATGGATTATCTCACAGCACTAAATGGTAAGGCAAGATTTCAAGATTCCATTTCAATCCAGGAAAGGAAGAGAAATTTGATTTGTTCATTGAAAAAGATCCATTATTGCCAATTGTCATGGAATGGACCCCCCAGCCCTTCACTTAAAGGTAACATAATTACATTTGATCAGTGATGAGCAACTGCCAGCGCCAGCACTGGTGTTCTGGAAAAGATGGCTGAACACGACGCACGtaaacagagaaaaaaacaaaagacaaaacaaacaaaaaactccCATATTGCACAGAAGATTCCCTTAATTTTCCATTAAgaaataatctttaaaaaagtaaaaacagtGAACACTCAAAGACACACTCGactcaaataaaaacacacacacagaattaaaGAATCGTTTTTTTTCCTGCCGAACAACTTCCAGATCTACTGGAAGGCGAGAGGAATTTTCCACGGAGACAAGAGCCCGCTCTGTGCGGACAGAGAGCGCATTCATGGGGACGTGGGGAGCGGGGCCCGCCGCGTTTCGCGGGACTGGAAGGGGAACGGGAGGGCGGTTCGCGGAACAGAAAGCCTGCATTGTAAACACCATTGTTCCCTGGGGCGGACCAGGTGCAccgagtcacagagacacagagcagagagccgAACATCAGCTCCCCTCTGAGTTCATAGTACCCACAACGCACCACTCTTGAGTCACCAACTCTGATTTCaccctacccacaatgcaccactccTCGTGACAACAGTCACAGCCCCTGCAGGGTCCAGCGGTTTGCACCAATGGGCACAGACCCAGCCGCAAACAAGGAATCGCAAGACTGGACCAATTACCTGTACCGTTTGCATGAAATTATCCAATCAAATGTGGTCAATGGCTGTGACCACTGGTGTGCAGTGCATTTACGGTCAAGCCATAGTGTGGGACACAAGTTTAGTCTAGTACAGATCTCACATGGGAGTAACAAGGTTTCAGCGTTGCGTATACAGACCCCCTTCCCCACCCGTCCTCCAGTTTTGCGTTTGGTTTGATGGTAATACAGATTCACTCTGACTTTTGCCAAGTTACTGTCTCTTTGATTCTCTCTGAAAGGAATTCTGGAGTGGCTCGGTCTCAAAGTACGTACATTTCAGCCCttccaccccccccaaccccccaccccccaccccccaccccccaacagaaaaaaggaaacGGAAACATCCAGGTGGACTCTGCCATGTCAGTTTCATTCTATTACAGGCTGGACTGACCTCACTGCTGTTCTCAAATCTACAGCTCCAATCAAAGCGGTCGTCCATTTGGAGACTATTTAGGGTTctacactttttcttttttttttaaatggagggTGGGTGCAATATCTACCAGAATCTACCCCCCAAAACTGACATTAGGAGAGTCATCATGCGGGAAAACATAACAGACTATACCAGCCATTACTGCCggaggcaaaaaaaacaataaaccaacagattaaaaaaacaaacagtgacgTTTCGCTTCCTCTTGTAGCCACAGCCCAGTGAGGGTGTGGCAGCAGCACCGCGGCACAGAGGAGAAGCAGAAAGCAGCGGGGGCTCAGCCCCTCTGTGGAGAGAACGGCCATAGAACTGTCCTCCCAAAGTCAAAATGTGGCCAGCCATACATGACTAGGGACTGAGGAATTCTATATCATTGAACTTATTATCAACATGATGAAACATGAGGAAACATGACCCAAATGACTGCAGGAGCAGGCGTTGCCTAGATGCGCGGTAGTTCCAGTGGGGTTCCCCAAAAACCTGTTTTGAGCACAATACAACCCCTACACAGAGCAGCTGTGCACTGATCAGAACCAAACACCTAGACTTACATACATGTGATAAAACACCATGTTATAAAGTGCCacataagaaaaaaaatttCCCCACCAGCCCACCTCACCATTTCCCCCATTTTTGCCAAAGACTGGGGTTTGGTTTCACCAGGTATGCAAAAAGCTCGTTCACATACCCGGTTATGAGCCAGGGTTTGCAACCAGATTCCAATGAGGCTCTAAAGAAGCCCATTTGTGCAAGTGGAGACCCCTGAGGGGCCAAAGACTGGGGGAATTTTACCATTTAGTATCAACAGCTGTATGCAAACATACCAGGAAAATGTCTATCATCTCTTctcaggaagaggaagagggagagggacagaaagagagagaaagagagataggcTAGGCCTCTGTAACCTGGTGTTTAAGCCCACTTTAATGGCCTGAACAGCCGTTGCCATATTCTTTACTTGTGTACATTCTTACATTTGCAAAGAAGCCCACACaaccttctttctctctcttcctctctctccccctctcatacacatacacacaaacaaaatgtagTACACGCTCATTAAATCACAGGTTTAAATTTCCAAATAGCAACAGTGATGTTAAACAGGTTAAACTGAAGAGCTAAACTAAGCAGTGGTGGTTCACCCTATGCAACTGATCGCATTACCCCATTTCCACACCAAAAAACAGCATTTCCCAGACTCCTTGGCTTCCTCTAATTTTCAGTATTACACACAACACTGCTTTCTGCTCTTTGAGGTGCCAAGCAGTTTGGGAAATCCAGGTTTCCAGGTCCA from Conger conger chromosome 12, fConCon1.1, whole genome shotgun sequence includes the following:
- the dpm2 gene encoding dolichol phosphate-mannose biosynthesis regulatory protein isoform X2, whose product is MGLVGFSLLLFTYYTIWVVVLPFVDSDHVIHKYFLPREYSVILPGVAALLLMLFVGTFIGVVTWKNRRPKKSD
- the dpm2 gene encoding dolichol phosphate-mannose biosynthesis regulatory protein isoform X1, which gives rise to MATGTDQAVGMGLVGFSLLLFTYYTIWVVVLPFVDSDHVIHKYFLPREYSVILPGVAALLLMLFVGTFIGVVTWKNRRPKKSD